One genomic window of Thermococcus sp. includes the following:
- a CDS encoding ATP-dependent DNA ligase has protein sequence MRYSELADLYRRLEKTTLKTLKTRFVADFLKKTPDELLEIMPYLILGKVFPDWDERELGVGEKLLIRAVSMATGVPEKEIENSIKDTGDLGESVALALKKRKQRSFFSQPLTIKRVYNTFVKIAEAQGEGSQDRKMKYLANLFMDAQPEEGKYIARTVLGTMRTGVAEGILRDAIAEAFKVKPELVERAYMLTSDFGYVAKIAKLEGNEGLSKVNIQIGKPIRPMLAQNAASVKDALLEMGGEAAFEIKYDGARVQVHRDGDRVIIYSRRLENVTRSIPEIVEAVKASIKPSRVIVEGELVAVSENGRPRPFQYVLRRFRRKYNIEEMIEKIPLELNLFDILYVEGESLIDTPFKERRKRLEESVNESEKIKLAEQLVTKKVEEAEGFYKRALELGHEGLMAKRLDSIYEPGNRGKKWLKIKPTMENLDLVIIGAEWGEGRRAHLLGSFLVAAYDPNSGEFVPVGKVGSGFTDEDLMEFTKMLKPLIVREEGKFVEIEPKVVIEVTYQEIQKSPKYKSGFALRFPRYVALREDKSPEEADTIERVAQLYEFQERFKAKK, from the coding sequence ATGAGGTATTCAGAGCTGGCAGACCTCTACAGGAGGCTTGAGAAGACCACTCTCAAAACGCTGAAGACCAGGTTCGTCGCGGACTTCCTCAAGAAAACACCGGATGAGTTGCTTGAGATAATGCCCTATCTTATCCTTGGCAAGGTCTTTCCTGACTGGGACGAACGCGAGCTTGGCGTTGGGGAAAAACTGCTCATAAGGGCTGTTTCCATGGCAACGGGTGTTCCGGAAAAGGAGATAGAGAACTCCATCAAGGACACCGGGGATTTGGGTGAGAGCGTTGCCCTAGCGCTAAAGAAAAGGAAGCAAAGGAGCTTTTTCAGCCAGCCACTCACGATAAAGCGCGTTTATAACACCTTCGTTAAGATAGCCGAAGCCCAAGGGGAGGGAAGCCAGGATAGGAAGATGAAATATTTAGCGAACCTCTTCATGGACGCCCAGCCGGAGGAGGGTAAATACATAGCTAGAACCGTTTTGGGAACCATGAGAACGGGTGTTGCCGAGGGAATATTGAGAGACGCCATAGCCGAGGCCTTCAAAGTCAAGCCCGAACTCGTGGAAAGAGCCTACATGCTCACGAGCGACTTCGGTTACGTTGCAAAGATAGCGAAGCTCGAAGGAAACGAGGGTCTCTCGAAGGTCAACATACAAATAGGAAAACCCATAAGGCCGATGTTGGCCCAAAACGCGGCCAGCGTAAAGGACGCACTCCTAGAAATGGGCGGCGAGGCGGCATTCGAGATTAAGTACGACGGCGCTAGAGTTCAGGTTCACAGGGACGGCGACAGGGTGATAATATACTCAAGAAGGCTTGAAAACGTTACCCGGTCGATACCTGAGATAGTTGAAGCCGTGAAAGCCTCAATAAAACCCTCGAGGGTTATAGTTGAGGGCGAGCTGGTGGCCGTTAGTGAAAACGGTAGACCGAGGCCCTTCCAGTACGTCCTGAGAAGGTTCAGGAGGAAGTACAACATCGAGGAGATGATTGAGAAGATTCCCCTTGAGCTGAACCTCTTTGATATTCTCTACGTCGAAGGCGAGAGCCTCATAGACACTCCTTTCAAGGAGAGGAGGAAGAGACTCGAAGAGAGCGTCAACGAAAGCGAGAAAATAAAACTCGCCGAGCAACTCGTGACAAAGAAGGTTGAAGAGGCCGAGGGGTTTTACAAGAGGGCTTTGGAGCTTGGCCACGAGGGACTCATGGCAAAGAGACTGGATTCAATATATGAGCCCGGAAACAGAGGCAAGAAGTGGCTGAAGATTAAGCCGACGATGGAGAACCTTGACCTTGTCATCATCGGCGCGGAATGGGGCGAAGGAAGAAGGGCACACCTCCTCGGCTCGTTCCTCGTTGCCGCATACGACCCGAACAGCGGTGAGTTCGTCCCGGTCGGAAAGGTCGGGAGTGGGTTCACAGATGAAGACTTGATGGAGTTCACAAAGATGCTGAAGCCCCTGATTGTCAGGGAGGAGGGCAAGTTCGTCGAGATTGAGCCTAAGGTCGTCATCGAGGTCACTTACCAGGAGATACAGAAGAGCCCCAAATACAAGAGCGGTTTCGCACTCCGCTTCCCGCGCTACGTGGCTTTGAGGGAAGACAAAAGCCCGGAGGAGGCAGACACGATAGAGCGCGTCGCCCAGCTCTACGAGTTCCAGGAGAGGTTCAAGGCCAAGAAGTAA
- a CDS encoding PrsW family glutamic-type intramembrane protease, whose protein sequence is MVGELVVVAYVFIALIFGVRIFMKTLSWLAETNRAVFPVSKLLILGWGIIAFVTALLLEFAVIYPLWGSSAMFLALAIFVGPIEEGAKLLPFVFSRCKDTMTRWRLTLKVALFFGIVEALIYFVVLASRGNLIGGFLRLIILMFHVAWTAVALESALRGSLLEGYLRASLLHGLYDAPILLMPFGGGIAGLLALGGIWAVIKLYNSIDGAFRFAIDYERRLLERRKTTFGTLYSDLGTLENEVEKESEEETSEDLTSWP, encoded by the coding sequence ATGGTTGGAGAACTCGTGGTTGTTGCCTACGTATTCATAGCGCTCATCTTTGGGGTTAGAATATTCATGAAAACCCTCTCATGGCTGGCCGAGACCAATAGGGCCGTTTTTCCCGTTTCAAAACTTTTAATACTCGGCTGGGGCATTATTGCCTTCGTGACTGCGCTCCTCCTTGAGTTCGCGGTGATATATCCACTTTGGGGAAGCTCAGCGATGTTTCTAGCTCTAGCAATCTTCGTCGGCCCTATAGAGGAGGGGGCAAAGCTCCTCCCCTTCGTTTTTAGCCGATGCAAGGACACGATGACGCGGTGGAGACTTACTCTAAAGGTTGCTCTCTTTTTTGGAATTGTGGAGGCGCTCATTTACTTCGTGGTTCTTGCCTCGCGTGGAAACTTAATCGGGGGTTTTCTGAGACTCATAATCCTGATGTTCCACGTTGCTTGGACGGCAGTGGCTCTCGAAAGTGCCCTTCGCGGTTCCCTCCTTGAGGGCTACCTGCGTGCCTCCCTCCTCCATGGCCTCTACGATGCACCTATCCTTCTGATGCCCTTCGGCGGTGGAATAGCCGGCCTGCTCGCACTCGGCGGAATATGGGCAGTCATTAAGCTCTACAATTCCATCGATGGGGCGTTTAGGTTCGCCATAGATTACGAGAGAAGACTCCTCGAGCGGAGGAAGACAACCTTTGGAACCCTCTATTCGGACTTGGGAACCCTTGAAAATGAAGTAGAAAAAGAATCCGAGGAAGAAACCAGCGAGGACCTTACTTCTTGGCCTTGA
- the pyrE gene encoding orotate phosphoribosyltransferase → MDRRDKLIEAFFREKAILFGHFVLTSGKESDYYINVKKLITNPGVLKLIAELMKEKAEELGVEFDRVAGPELGAVPIATALSLETGKPLVIVRKKPKGHGTGSQIEGEVRPGDRVLLVEDVTTTGGSVLRSAKVLEKEGAKVTAILVVVDREEGAGENLKDYTFAPLVTVSELFTRRDSVED, encoded by the coding sequence ATGGACAGGAGAGACAAGCTAATAGAGGCATTTTTCAGGGAGAAGGCCATACTCTTCGGCCACTTTGTGCTGACGTCAGGGAAGGAGAGCGACTACTATATCAACGTCAAGAAGCTCATAACCAACCCCGGGGTTCTAAAGCTGATTGCAGAGCTAATGAAAGAGAAGGCCGAAGAGCTTGGAGTTGAGTTCGACAGAGTTGCTGGCCCCGAGCTCGGGGCGGTGCCTATAGCGACGGCACTTTCCCTCGAAACGGGCAAGCCCCTCGTAATCGTCAGGAAGAAGCCTAAAGGCCACGGAACCGGGAGTCAGATTGAGGGGGAGGTAAGGCCCGGAGATAGGGTTCTCCTCGTCGAGGACGTGACAACGACCGGTGGAAGCGTCCTCCGTTCAGCGAAGGTCCTTGAGAAGGAGGGAGCTAAGGTAACGGCCATCCTAGTCGTCGTTGATAGAGAGGAAGGCGCGGGGGAAAACCTGAAGGACTACACCTTTGCACCCCTTGTTACCGTCTCAGAGCTTTTCACCAGAAGGGACTCCGTGGAGGACTGA
- a CDS encoding MinD/ParA family protein has product MVSIVITGRGGAGKTTMTANLSTYFSGIGLRTLAIDGDLYLPKLAFHFGVYNPVTNLHTLLKNEESSLENSIYRDVRTGVDVLPGSSKLYDILDIDQRRLRGIVMEVQAKYDVTLIDSPVGIPFDTISTFRLAQYQLIIIEVERGPIHSFHRMVENEVEKLKAIGEAYGLKVGVIINKVREAEPAIEGIVNFLEGSFNVPVVGIVAHDPAVPASQNEGIPAIAFSPHARASKDITTAGRVLSEWVFGRREKRSLWERIKEAFLSVLHGVPSGEKL; this is encoded by the coding sequence ATGGTATCGATAGTGATTACTGGCAGAGGTGGTGCCGGGAAGACGACAATGACGGCCAATCTCTCGACTTATTTCTCTGGAATCGGCCTCAGAACCCTCGCGATAGATGGGGACCTTTACCTTCCAAAACTCGCCTTCCACTTCGGAGTATACAACCCCGTGACGAACCTCCACACTCTACTTAAGAACGAGGAGTCGAGCCTTGAGAATTCCATTTATCGGGACGTGAGGACCGGCGTTGACGTCCTCCCTGGGAGTTCGAAGCTCTACGACATTCTCGACATAGACCAGAGAAGGCTCAGGGGGATTGTGATGGAAGTTCAGGCCAAATACGACGTTACGCTGATAGATTCCCCAGTGGGGATACCCTTCGACACAATCTCGACCTTCAGGCTTGCTCAGTATCAGCTAATCATAATCGAGGTCGAGAGGGGGCCGATTCACTCCTTCCACCGTATGGTTGAGAACGAAGTCGAGAAGCTGAAGGCTATCGGCGAGGCTTATGGCCTAAAGGTTGGGGTCATCATAAACAAGGTTCGCGAAGCCGAACCTGCAATTGAAGGTATAGTGAACTTCCTCGAGGGGAGCTTCAACGTCCCGGTCGTTGGGATTGTTGCTCACGACCCGGCGGTTCCCGCGAGTCAGAACGAGGGAATCCCCGCTATAGCCTTCTCCCCGCACGCGAGAGCATCGAAGGACATAACCACGGCGGGAAGGGTCCTGAGCGAGTGGGTGTTTGGGAGGAGAGAAAAGAGGAGCCTCTGGGAGAGGATAAAGGAGGCCTTTCTGTCAGTCCTCCACGGAGTCCCTTCTGGTGAAAAGCTCTGA